From Pirellulaceae bacterium:
GGCGAGCTTGCAAGGTTTTGTGATGTAATCGAAAACGCCATGCCGCAAGGCCGCAACGGCAGTGTCCAGCGACGATTTTCCCGTCATCACAATTGCATCGGTCTCGGGAGACATCTCTTTGGCTTTGCCAATGACTTCGATTCCGTTCATGCCGGGCATGTCCAAATCGACCAACAGACAATCGAAACTGTTTATTTCCATCGCTGCGACCGCGGTGGTGCCATCCGGGCATACCGTCACCTCATAGCCCAGGCGTTGCAATTCACGTCCCAGCAGTTGCTGTAACGACTTTTCATCGTCGGCAAATAGAATCTTCAACGATTTTCTATGCGGCTCGGTAGCGATGATGCTTCTCCTTGGTAGCAGCTTCGTTTAACGGTAATTTCACCGTCAGGCGCGATCCTCGTCCGAGACCATCGCTATGAACGTCAATCTGCCCGCCGTGTTCATTCACAATTCGGCAGGTGATCGACATGCCCAACCCAGTGCCATAACCCTCCTTGCCACTGGTGAAAAAAGGTTCGAACAGAAGCTTTTTGACCTCGTCTGTCATGCCACAGCCATCGTCGGTCACGATCAGCTGGGCTTCGTCACTCGTCCGAAGAAGTGAAATAGACACGACACCGCCTGCAGTAAGGCTGTCGAGTCCATTGGTGATTAAGTTCAGCGTGACTTGCTTTATTTCTTGAGGATTCACCGCTGCGATTACCGCTTGTGGTGCGTGAACTACGATTTCCTTTTCCTTGTACGTTCCGACGTGTCGAACCATATCAACTACGCCTTGCACCAGCTCACGCAAATCCACGTCTTGTCTTTCAACATCCCCGAGCCGAGAAAAATCTAAAAGTCGTTCGGTGATTTCCTTGCAGCGAAATGCTTCTTGCTGAATCATCTTGAGGTATTCTTGAATGATGGCTAGTTCATTCGATGCTGAATCCTCAGAGTCTGGTATGACTTGTTCTGTTCTGAAAACGTCTTGGAGGCGATCCATCAGAGAATCTGAGCAAAAAGCGATCGATGCAAGTGGATTGTTTATTTCATGCGCTACGCCCGCTGCCAAGAAGCCCACGCTCGCTAATTGCTCACCTCGAACTACTTCACGAGTTCGTTGTTGTACTTGTTGGTCCAAATCATCACGGACTTGTTGGAACCGTAAAGTCATGTTGTTCATCGCATGAGCGAGTTCGTCCATTTCATCACCGGAATCGAGGCGAATGCGATGATCGAAATTCCCCGCCGCGACGTGTCGTGAACCTTCGATGAGGATTCGGAGTGGGCGAAACACCCAACGATAGAACAGATGAGCCATCACGAGCAACAAGGCACCCGCCGAAATACTGGTGAACCAGGTCAACACAATCCAAGTTCGGTACTGCCCCTTTACGTCGCCTTGGAGGTCATTCATTTGTCCCTGCAAGAAGCTGGGGAGTCGGTCCGCTTGGATCTTTAAGTCGGCAACTGCATTCTGCAATTGCGTCATTTCTGCTTCATCCTGCAAAGGCCAATTCATACCGACCTTCAGGCCACGAATCGTTGCCAGATCCGCTTTCATACGCTCCACAATTTGAAGCTCTTGCTTGATTTCACCAAGATTGTTGTTGACGACTGCGTTCTGGATCAGCACCTGTTGGTAAGTTTGAAGCGTTTGAGATACGGATTCGAGATGGTTGTCAAATTCGATAGTTTGCCAGTGATCCACTGGCAAATGACCGTCCAACTCGTCCGTCGGCAAACGTGATGGATCTGTCACGCTCATGGCACTCACATGTTGTGCCAGTTGAATAGCGATTGGCAGCTCCGAAGCTCGTTGGCTTACATTTCGAGCGAGATCACGAAATGCGTAAACACCACGGAAGCCACTGAAAGACAGAATTGCGACCGCGACCAGTAGCAATCCGACGCCAATCATTAATTTTTTTCGAATCGGCCAGCTGGTCAGCACTTTGACAACCTCCTTGTTGTCGGGGGACGGAACCGGGGGTTGGAAATGCCAAGCCATGTTCAATTGCCGGATCGTCTCCGGTCCGCGAAACGAATGTTCGCAGTTAGGGCCGCGAAGTCTAGCAGCAGATTCGAAATCAACGCAAGATGCGAATATCTGTTAAAAGTCGACTGATTAACTGGCTGTTGGGAATTTGCGGAGTCCATGTACTTGCCAGCAGTTCTGGCGCAGCAATGATTACTTTCGGTGAACCTTGAAGCCGTAGAGACGTATCGAAATTGCCCAATCGGTCGGTCTTGTTCGAATTGGTATGGGTAGCTAATATGAATTAAGTCGTTTTAAATTGGTGAATTGCGCAAATAAAAGTCTATTTTGACCGCAAGGATTCGAAATGAGCACGTCTATTCGTACGATGCGGAAACCCAGTTTCTATGCTTTTGGCCTCGCATTTTTCTTGACGATTTCCGCAGTGCTTTTGCTGCGTCCTCGAGAAACGCCAGCGGAACTGGAAGGTCCCCGAGCGAGTGATCGCCAAGTGGCTCTGA
This genomic window contains:
- a CDS encoding HAMP domain-containing sensor histidine kinase — protein: MLTSWPIRKKLMIGVGLLLVAVAILSFSGFRGVYAFRDLARNVSQRASELPIAIQLAQHVSAMSVTDPSRLPTDELDGHLPVDHWQTIEFDNHLESVSQTLQTYQQVLIQNAVVNNNLGEIKQELQIVERMKADLATIRGLKVGMNWPLQDEAEMTQLQNAVADLKIQADRLPSFLQGQMNDLQGDVKGQYRTWIVLTWFTSISAGALLLVMAHLFYRWVFRPLRILIEGSRHVAAGNFDHRIRLDSGDEMDELAHAMNNMTLRFQQVRDDLDQQVQQRTREVVRGEQLASVGFLAAGVAHEINNPLASIAFCSDSLMDRLQDVFRTEQVIPDSEDSASNELAIIQEYLKMIQQEAFRCKEITERLLDFSRLGDVERQDVDLRELVQGVVDMVRHVGTYKEKEIVVHAPQAVIAAVNPQEIKQVTLNLITNGLDSLTAGGVVSISLLRTSDEAQLIVTDDGCGMTDEVKKLLFEPFFTSGKEGYGTGLGMSITCRIVNEHGGQIDVHSDGLGRGSRLTVKLPLNEAATKEKHHRYRAA